A portion of the Bacteroidales bacterium genome contains these proteins:
- a CDS encoding N-acyl-D-glucosamine 2-epimerase: MQRSEIRYLRKFALQEFSDDILPFWYSMMPDRKNGGFFGRIDFHNAIDHTAEKGLVLNARILWTFSAGYRLWHDERCLELAQRAYDSICSQFFDEKYGGYYWAIDAAGRPAQTKKQIYAQAFVIYAMAEYFLITGSREALERSLNLFELIEKYAFDQQNNGYIEAFSREWGAVEDLRLSNLDMNEKKTMNTHLHVLEGYANLYKIHKEKELGERLKNLIGIFFDRIIDPTDHHFRLFFDEFWNSKSETISYGHDIEGSWLVQEAAEALQDDSLINLSKDNAVRMATAVLPGINSLGGLCHETERKEPFNKGEMEWWAQAEGVVGFLNAWEVSGNNQFLRAATGLARFITSYFLDLHGGEWYYRLNPQGEPISTYDKAGFWKCPYHNGRMCFELYRRTENLLREN, translated from the coding sequence ATTCAGCGTTCCGAAATAAGGTATTTAAGAAAATTTGCCCTGCAGGAGTTTTCTGACGATATTCTTCCATTCTGGTATTCGATGATGCCCGACAGGAAGAACGGCGGCTTTTTCGGAAGGATTGACTTTCATAACGCTATTGATCATACGGCCGAAAAAGGACTGGTTCTCAACGCAAGAATACTATGGACCTTCTCTGCCGGTTATCGGTTGTGGCATGATGAGAGATGCCTTGAACTTGCTCAAAGGGCTTATGATTCGATCTGTTCACAATTCTTCGATGAAAAGTATGGAGGATATTATTGGGCAATTGATGCTGCCGGAAGGCCTGCGCAAACAAAAAAGCAGATTTATGCCCAGGCTTTTGTTATTTATGCCATGGCTGAATATTTTCTGATTACCGGCAGCCGGGAAGCGCTGGAACGGTCGTTAAATTTGTTTGAATTGATTGAAAAATATGCCTTTGATCAGCAGAACAATGGATATATTGAGGCTTTCAGCAGGGAATGGGGGGCTGTTGAAGATCTACGGCTGAGCAACCTTGATATGAACGAAAAAAAGACAATGAATACCCATCTGCACGTTCTGGAAGGATATGCCAACCTGTACAAAATCCATAAAGAAAAGGAGCTCGGTGAGCGGCTGAAAAATCTGATCGGGATATTTTTTGACCGTATCATTGATCCAACCGATCATCATTTCCGGCTTTTCTTTGATGAATTCTGGAACAGTAAATCGGAGACCATTTCCTATGGACATGATATTGAAGGCAGCTGGCTGGTTCAGGAAGCGGCAGAAGCATTGCAGGACGACTCCCTGATAAATCTTTCAAAGGATAATGCGGTGAGGATGGCGACAGCTGTTCTGCCCGGAATCAATTCGCTCGGCGGCTTGTGCCATGAAACTGAAAGGAAAGAACCTTTCAACAAAGGAGAAATGGAATGGTGGGCTCAGGCTGAGGGAGTAGTTGGTTTTCTGAACGCATGGGAAGTATCGGGCAATAATCAGTTTCTCCGGGCGGCAACCGGGCTTGCACGGTTTATAACCTCCTATTTTCTTGACCTGCATGGAGGAGAATGGTATTACCGGCTGAACCCTCAGGGAGAACCTATCAGTACTTATGATAAGGCCGGTTTCTGGAAATGCCCATACCACAACGGCAGAATGTGCTTTGAACTATACCGGCGGACTGAAAACCTGCTGCGTGAAAATTAA
- a CDS encoding MFS transporter: MISLQPIMPRNKRIGFIPDQIYPVYIRKSFSAWFRQTFRALRSRNYKLFFGGQSISLIGTWMQQIALSWLVYRLTDSVFLLGLVGFSTQIPALLVTPVAGILIDRYSSRNILIITQILSMIQALLLWLLIFTNQIDIWQILVLSFFLGTVNAFDAPTRQSFVVEMIEKREDLVNAIALNSAMFNSARLIGPAIGGVVIALVGEGNCFLLNGISYLAVIAALVAMRLPELPKKSGRPHPFAELIEGFRYTFGQLPFRTILLIIALINFVGVSYSVMLPALARDILHGGAHTLGFLMGMTGAGALTGALFLASRKNTLSLLKYMPVSMGLFLANLVVLALSRNLWLDATALFLGGMGMMLTMGSGNTLIQSMSDDRMRGRVMSFYAMSFLGIGPFGSLLAGTLSQKAGLPFTLLAGAGLTLAGLMLFLLYLPKIHFQVIRKLRKKPANA, translated from the coding sequence ATGATATCTTTACAGCCAATTATGCCCAGGAACAAACGGATCGGTTTTATTCCGGATCAGATCTATCCTGTGTACATCAGGAAATCTTTTTCTGCCTGGTTCAGGCAAACATTCAGAGCATTACGATCACGCAACTACAAATTGTTTTTCGGAGGGCAAAGCATATCCCTCATTGGTACCTGGATGCAGCAGATTGCCTTAAGCTGGCTTGTATACCGGCTTACCGATTCAGTGTTTCTTCTCGGACTGGTAGGGTTCAGTACCCAGATTCCGGCTCTTCTGGTTACACCTGTGGCCGGCATTCTGATTGACCGGTACAGTTCGCGGAATATTCTGATTATCACCCAGATTTTATCAATGATTCAGGCACTTCTGCTCTGGCTGCTGATTTTCACAAACCAGATTGACATCTGGCAAATTCTTGTTCTGAGTTTTTTCCTGGGAACCGTCAACGCATTCGATGCACCTACCCGCCAGTCATTTGTTGTAGAGATGATTGAAAAAAGGGAAGATCTGGTGAACGCCATTGCTCTGAATTCGGCCATGTTCAATTCAGCCCGTTTGATTGGCCCCGCCATTGGAGGTGTGGTGATTGCCCTCGTTGGGGAAGGCAATTGTTTTTTGCTGAACGGAATCAGCTACCTGGCGGTTATTGCTGCACTTGTAGCGATGCGTCTTCCTGAACTGCCAAAAAAATCCGGCCGGCCGCATCCTTTTGCCGAGCTGATTGAGGGATTCAGATACACATTTGGCCAGCTTCCGTTCCGCACCATTCTGTTAATTATTGCATTAATTAATTTTGTCGGCGTATCCTATTCGGTAATGCTTCCGGCCCTGGCTCGTGACATTTTGCATGGGGGAGCTCATACGCTTGGATTCCTTATGGGTATGACGGGAGCAGGAGCCCTGACAGGCGCCCTGTTTCTCGCCTCACGGAAAAACACCCTGAGCCTTCTGAAATATATGCCGGTATCTATGGGCCTTTTTCTTGCCAATCTGGTAGTTCTGGCCCTCTCGCGCAACCTTTGGCTGGATGCAACCGCCTTATTTTTGGGTGGAATGGGAATGATGCTGACTATGGGCAGTGGAAACACCCTCATTCAGTCTATGTCGGATGACCGGATGCGGGGCAGGGTAATGAGCTTTTATGCCATGTCGTTCCTGGGTATCGGCCCCTTCGGAAGCCTCCTGGCAGGCACCTTATCGCAAAAGGCCGGACTTCCCTTCACTCTTCTCGCCGGAGCCGGACTCACCCTGGCCGGGCTGATGCTTTTTCTCCTCTACCTGCCAAAAATTCATTTTCAGGTCATCAGAAAACTCCGGAAAAAGCCAGCTAATGCTTAG
- a CDS encoding S9 family peptidase — MKTRHIVISFIIWVVLFHTANAQTKEPTEKSMLEQQFEMLGHQLDVLQKTMDDILWYDRVGDVAYIDKVYITGPPPAHEKNPTAEGAGNPVKFWCYVFIPRSVDPAKKYPLIVLPHGGVHADFTTYHTHIIRELMAQQYIVVAAEYRGSTGYGADFWRKIDYGGLEVEDVDASRQYMIDNYSIVDKNRVGIVGWSHGGLIALMNIFRYPEHYAVAFAGVPVSDLVARMGYKDDEYRALFSADYHIGKTAGEDVQEYRRRSPVWNAEKLKTPLLIHTNTNDEDVNVLEVENLINALKAYNKKFEYEIFQNIPGGHSFDRMDTKEGREIRYRIYVFLGRYLQPPVPFRSQTDMEKAAYRFR, encoded by the coding sequence ATGAAAACCAGGCATATTGTAATTTCTTTTATTATATGGGTTGTGTTGTTCCATACAGCCAATGCCCAAACAAAAGAGCCAACTGAAAAAAGTATGCTGGAACAGCAGTTTGAGATGCTTGGTCACCAGCTGGATGTTTTGCAGAAGACGATGGATGATATTCTCTGGTACGACAGGGTTGGCGATGTTGCCTATATCGATAAGGTGTATATTACCGGACCTCCTCCGGCTCATGAGAAAAACCCGACAGCTGAGGGAGCCGGGAATCCGGTGAAATTCTGGTGTTACGTTTTTATTCCCAGGTCAGTTGATCCTGCAAAAAAATATCCGCTGATAGTACTTCCGCACGGAGGAGTACATGCTGATTTTACTACCTATCACACCCATATAATCCGGGAGTTGATGGCCCAGCAGTATATTGTGGTTGCTGCCGAATACAGGGGAAGTACGGGATATGGCGCGGATTTCTGGCGTAAAATTGATTACGGAGGCCTGGAAGTGGAAGATGTGGATGCAAGCCGGCAGTATATGATTGACAATTATTCAATTGTTGATAAAAACCGGGTGGGAATTGTTGGATGGAGTCATGGGGGGCTTATTGCGCTCATGAACATTTTCCGGTATCCTGAACATTATGCTGTTGCCTTCGCCGGGGTTCCTGTCAGCGACCTTGTGGCCAGAATGGGATACAAGGATGATGAATACAGGGCGCTTTTTTCAGCCGATTATCATATCGGTAAAACCGCAGGGGAGGATGTGCAGGAGTACCGACGCAGGTCACCTGTATGGAATGCTGAAAAGCTGAAAACTCCTTTGCTGATTCATACGAATACCAATGATGAAGATGTAAACGTTCTGGAGGTGGAAAACCTGATCAATGCCCTTAAAGCGTACAACAAGAAATTCGAATATGAGATTTTTCAGAATATCCCCGGCGGTCATTCATTCGATCGCATGGATACAAAAGAAGGAAGAGAAATAAGGTACAGGATTTATGTGTTTCTTGGACGTTATCTTCAGCCTCCCGTTCCGTTCAGATCGCAGACTGATATGGAAAAAGCGGCATACCGGTTCCGTTAA
- a CDS encoding MFS transporter, whose amino-acid sequence MNSNGSLQERIGNYRWTICALIFFATTVNYLDRQVIGILKPLLKTDLGIGEAEYGYIVTAFQMAYAAGMILAGRVIDKIGTKIGYALSLIFWSIAAMAHALAKGPVGFGAARAFLGISEAGNFPAAIKTVAEWFPKKERALATGIFNSGTNIGAVIAPIVVPWLASKWGWQMAFIATGAIGFIWLIFWFIFYEVPEKQKRLSSAELAYIKSDQESEDKTSIPWLTLLKYRQTWAFVVGKFLTDPIWWFYLFWIPGWLHDVRGLNIKSFGLPLVVIYTATTVGSIFGGWLSSFMISRGVAVYKSRRRAMLLFALLVIPIVFTQTRGITLWSAIVLISLAAACHQAWSANIFTTVSDMFPRNAVASVTGIGGMAGAVGGMLVAILAGNILEFWEKQGSIQTGYLTLFIIAGTAYLIAWILFNLIAKNMEPVVLDNNES is encoded by the coding sequence ATGAATTCCAATGGATCCCTTCAGGAGCGCATCGGAAATTACCGCTGGACAATTTGTGCCCTCATTTTTTTTGCCACTACGGTAAACTATCTCGACCGTCAGGTCATAGGGATCTTAAAACCCCTGCTCAAGACCGACCTTGGAATCGGGGAAGCAGAATACGGATACATCGTCACGGCCTTTCAGATGGCTTACGCGGCTGGGATGATACTGGCCGGACGGGTAATTGATAAAATCGGAACAAAAATCGGATATGCACTTTCACTGATTTTTTGGAGTATTGCTGCCATGGCACACGCCCTGGCAAAGGGTCCTGTCGGATTTGGTGCAGCCCGCGCCTTTCTGGGAATCAGCGAAGCAGGCAACTTCCCTGCTGCCATAAAAACGGTAGCCGAATGGTTTCCTAAAAAGGAACGTGCCCTGGCCACAGGAATTTTTAACAGCGGAACCAACATAGGCGCCGTTATAGCTCCGATTGTGGTACCATGGCTTGCCTCCAAATGGGGCTGGCAAATGGCATTTATAGCCACCGGTGCCATTGGATTTATCTGGCTGATTTTCTGGTTTATTTTTTATGAGGTTCCTGAAAAACAAAAGCGGCTTTCGTCGGCAGAACTTGCCTATATCAAATCAGACCAGGAATCGGAGGATAAAACCAGCATTCCCTGGCTCACTTTGCTGAAATACCGGCAAACATGGGCTTTTGTTGTAGGAAAATTCCTTACTGATCCTATCTGGTGGTTTTATCTTTTCTGGATTCCCGGCTGGCTGCATGATGTCCGGGGGCTAAACATTAAATCTTTCGGGCTTCCCCTTGTGGTTATCTATACAGCAACTACCGTTGGAAGCATTTTCGGAGGGTGGCTCTCTTCGTTCATGATCTCCAGAGGTGTAGCGGTTTACAAAAGCCGTCGCCGGGCCATGCTGTTATTTGCCCTTCTCGTTATCCCTATTGTTTTCACTCAAACCAGGGGCATCACGTTGTGGAGCGCCATTGTACTCATTTCTCTTGCCGCGGCGTGTCATCAGGCCTGGTCGGCCAACATTTTCACTACCGTCTCAGACATGTTTCCCAGGAATGCCGTGGCCTCAGTAACGGGAATCGGAGGCATGGCCGGTGCAGTTGGCGGAATGCTTGTCGCAATATTGGCAGGAAACATACTGGAATTCTGGGAAAAACAGGGTAGCATCCAGACAGGATATCTCACCCTGTTTATTATTGCAGGAACGGCCTATCTTATCGCCTGGATTCTCTTCAACCTCATAGCTAAAAATATGGAGCCTGTTGTTCTGGATAATAACGAGTCTTAA